A region of uncultured Carboxylicivirga sp. DNA encodes the following proteins:
- the fbaA gene encoding class II fructose-bisphosphate aldolase yields MGKVLDVVKPGVVTGDDVSKLFAVAKAEGFAMPAVNVVGTDSINGILEAAKVVNSPVMIQLSNGGAAFFAGKGLKMEGQQAQILGAISAAKHVHTLAEAYGVPVILHTDHAAKKLLPWIDGLLDASEKHFAETGKPLFSSHMLDLSEEPLEENIEICKEYLTRMSKMGMTLEIELGITGGEEDGVDNSDVDNALLYTQPEEVAFAYEELLKISPNFTIAASFGNVHGVYKPGNVVLKPSILDASQKYIQEKYNTAEKPVNFVFHGGSGSTLEEIREAISYGVIKMNIDTDTQWATWDGVRKFEAENRPYLQGQIGNPEGDDKPNKKYYDPRVWLRAGQVTLVDRLKVAFEDLNCIDRL; encoded by the coding sequence ATGGGAAAAGTTTTAGACGTGGTAAAACCTGGTGTTGTAACTGGTGACGACGTAAGTAAATTATTTGCAGTAGCAAAAGCAGAAGGATTTGCAATGCCTGCAGTTAATGTTGTAGGAACAGACTCTATCAATGGTATTTTAGAAGCTGCTAAAGTGGTGAATTCACCAGTAATGATTCAGCTTTCTAACGGAGGTGCAGCTTTTTTTGCTGGTAAAGGATTAAAGATGGAAGGTCAGCAAGCTCAGATTTTAGGAGCTATCTCTGCTGCAAAACATGTTCATACTTTAGCTGAAGCTTATGGTGTACCAGTGATTTTGCACACCGATCACGCTGCTAAGAAATTATTACCTTGGATCGACGGATTGTTGGATGCAAGTGAAAAGCACTTTGCTGAAACTGGTAAGCCATTGTTCAGCTCTCATATGTTAGATCTTTCTGAAGAGCCTCTTGAGGAAAATATTGAAATCTGTAAAGAGTATTTGACTCGTATGAGCAAAATGGGAATGACTCTTGAGATTGAGTTAGGTATTACCGGAGGAGAAGAAGATGGTGTTGATAACTCAGATGTTGACAATGCATTGCTTTACACTCAGCCAGAAGAAGTTGCTTTTGCATACGAAGAGTTATTGAAGATTTCTCCAAACTTCACTATTGCTGCTTCATTTGGTAACGTTCACGGTGTTTATAAGCCAGGTAACGTTGTTTTGAAGCCTTCTATTCTGGATGCTTCTCAAAAGTATATTCAGGAAAAATACAATACAGCAGAAAAGCCTGTTAACTTTGTATTCCATGGTGGTTCTGGTTCTACTTTAGAAGAGATTCGTGAAGCTATCAGCTATGGTGTTATTAAAATGAATATCGATACTGATACACAGTGGGCTACATGGGATGGAGTTCGTAAGTTTGAAGCTGAGAACCGTCCATACCTACAAGGTCAGATTGGTAACCCAGAAGGTGACGATAAGCCAAATAAGAAGTATTACGATCCTCGTGTATGGTTGCGTGCTGGTCAGGTAACTCTTGTTGATCGTTTGAAAGTTGCTTTCGAAGATCTAAACTGTATCGACCGTTTATAA
- a CDS encoding sodium-dependent transporter, translated as MSVTKRDSFSGKFGVIAAAAGSAVGLGNIWKFPYITGEYGGAAFMFVYLGFILVIGLPVMISEFIVGRTAKRNAFGAFRKLAPKSAWYVTGFFGVGAAYLILSFYGVVAGWAMNYVLESANGVFTGMDAAQISDHFNHFSSGSVKPVLWQLAFMILTAVIVLLGVHKGIERFSKFLMPLLVVILIILVFRSVTLPGAMKGIKFFLYPDFTKLTWHGVLNALGHAFFSLSLGMGTLITYGSYIDDNNNLAKTAVQVTMADTIIAILAGLAILPAVFAFNLEPDAGAGLVFKTLPNVFLQMPGGVIFSVLFFVLLTIAALTSSISILEVVVAFLSEELKIGRTIATILATVTIAFVGVICSLSLGMLNTEVFLGLNFFDTLDFFASNIFLPFGGALIAVFIGWRYGIKKVHKALASSDNENIWYLNLMFYSLKYVAPIAILIVSAYGIIEQVATYLNK; from the coding sequence ATGAGTGTGACGAAACGAGATAGCTTTTCTGGAAAATTTGGTGTAATTGCTGCAGCTGCTGGTTCGGCAGTGGGTTTAGGAAATATCTGGAAATTTCCATACATCACAGGAGAATATGGCGGAGCTGCATTTATGTTTGTTTACTTAGGGTTTATCCTCGTTATAGGTTTACCTGTGATGATTTCAGAATTTATAGTTGGTAGAACGGCAAAAAGAAATGCATTTGGTGCTTTTCGAAAGCTTGCACCTAAATCAGCTTGGTATGTAACAGGTTTTTTTGGTGTTGGTGCTGCATATTTAATATTGTCCTTTTATGGTGTTGTTGCAGGGTGGGCAATGAATTATGTGCTTGAGTCAGCTAATGGAGTTTTTACTGGTATGGATGCTGCCCAGATTTCAGACCATTTCAATCATTTTAGTTCAGGTTCAGTAAAGCCGGTTTTATGGCAACTAGCTTTTATGATATTAACTGCAGTAATAGTATTATTGGGCGTGCATAAAGGTATTGAAAGGTTTTCTAAATTTCTGATGCCTTTATTAGTTGTTATATTGATTATATTAGTTTTTCGCTCGGTTACCTTACCTGGTGCTATGAAAGGAATTAAATTCTTTTTATATCCTGATTTTACAAAATTAACATGGCATGGTGTATTAAATGCATTAGGACATGCATTCTTTTCATTGAGTCTGGGTATGGGAACATTGATTACCTACGGATCCTATATTGATGATAATAATAATCTTGCAAAAACAGCAGTTCAGGTTACCATGGCAGATACAATTATTGCAATTCTTGCTGGATTGGCAATCTTACCAGCTGTATTTGCATTTAATCTAGAACCGGATGCGGGTGCAGGTTTGGTGTTTAAAACCTTGCCGAATGTGTTTTTGCAGATGCCAGGAGGTGTAATATTCTCAGTTTTATTTTTTGTGCTATTAACAATTGCAGCATTAACTTCATCTATATCAATACTAGAGGTGGTAGTCGCATTTTTGTCAGAAGAATTAAAGATTGGAAGAACAATTGCAACTATTTTGGCAACTGTAACGATTGCTTTTGTTGGAGTAATTTGTTCTTTATCATTAGGAATGCTCAATACTGAGGTGTTTTTAGGCCTTAATTTCTTTGACACTCTTGATTTCTTTGCATCTAACATCTTTTTGCCTTTTGGAGGGGCATTAATTGCTGTTTTTATCGGTTGGAGATATGGAATTAAGAAAGTACATAAAGCATTGGCTTCTTCAGATAATGAAAATATCTGGTATTTAAATTTAATGTTTTATTCTCTGAAATATGTAGCACCTATTGCTATTCTTATTGTATCTGCGTACGGAATTATTGAGCAAGTCGCCACCTACTTGAATAAGTAA
- a CDS encoding helix-hairpin-helix domain-containing protein, with amino-acid sequence MWRDFLTLTKREQTGVLSLFFLLVILIGLLWIKPAFKEEKVDKELQAWANQLKKSNSGIVSEDDSEPLQYFSFDPNNVSKSDMLRLGFSDYASDNLIKYRNAGGKFNNIEKLAQIYGMDSVHLKTIEAYIVFNVDQRPSVNNLNNSTKVNFKVDLNLQDSLDLIKLKLNSTVIKDILQIKKQFYFNQRISLGDLQSWNLSEWTVIKDTLIIRKRTDVVQVDLFQIELNSADTAELALLKGIGKVLARRIVYYRNRLGGFYEINQLAEVEGISPIVINDNQKYILIDTSCVKKININKASLKRMKEHPYMDFYMAKDIYESRKESVVNLEDVVKQKSFAKADKNRIRQYFTDN; translated from the coding sequence ATGTGGCGCGACTTTTTAACATTAACAAAACGTGAACAGACCGGTGTTTTGAGTCTGTTCTTTTTGTTAGTTATACTTATAGGTCTACTCTGGATTAAACCAGCCTTCAAAGAAGAGAAGGTAGACAAAGAGTTACAAGCCTGGGCTAATCAGCTTAAAAAATCCAATTCTGGCATTGTATCAGAGGATGACTCTGAGCCCCTTCAATATTTTAGTTTTGATCCGAACAATGTTTCCAAAAGTGATATGCTAAGGTTGGGATTTTCTGATTATGCTTCTGATAATCTTATTAAATATAGAAACGCAGGCGGTAAGTTTAATAACATTGAAAAATTAGCCCAGATTTATGGAATGGATTCAGTCCATTTAAAAACCATCGAAGCTTATATTGTATTTAATGTTGATCAAAGGCCTTCTGTTAATAACTTGAATAACTCTACTAAAGTCAATTTTAAAGTTGATCTTAATCTTCAGGATTCATTAGATCTGATTAAGTTGAAGCTGAATAGCACCGTTATAAAAGATATTCTTCAAATTAAAAAGCAATTTTATTTTAATCAGCGAATATCATTAGGTGATTTGCAAAGCTGGAACCTCAGCGAATGGACTGTAATAAAAGATACATTGATAATCAGGAAAAGAACAGATGTGGTTCAAGTCGATCTGTTTCAAATAGAACTAAATTCAGCTGATACTGCAGAATTGGCATTGCTAAAGGGTATTGGTAAAGTGTTGGCAAGAAGGATTGTTTATTATCGTAATCGCCTGGGAGGATTTTATGAAATTAATCAACTGGCTGAAGTTGAAGGAATATCACCCATCGTAATCAATGATAATCAAAAGTATATTTTAATTGATACGTCATGTGTTAAGAAAATAAACATTAATAAAGCCAGTTTGAAAAGAATGAAGGAGCATCCATATATGGATTTTTACATGGCTAAAGATATTTACGAATCCAGGAAGGAATCAGTTGTAAATCTGGAAGATGTCGTTAAACAGAAATCTTTTGCAAAGGCTGACAAGAATAGGATTCGTCAGTATTTTACAGATAACTGA
- the rpsU gene encoding 30S ribosomal protein S21 produces the protein MIVIPIKEGENIERALKKFKRKFEKTGTMRELRSRQAFTKPSIVRREQVKKAAYIQQLQREAE, from the coding sequence ATGATAGTTATTCCAATTAAAGAAGGCGAAAACATTGAAAGAGCCTTGAAGAAGTTCAAAAGAAAATTTGAGAAGACTGGTACTATGCGTGAATTAAGATCACGTCAGGCGTTCACAAAGCCTTCAATTGTTAGAAGAGAGCAAGTTAAAAAAGCAGCATACATTCAGCAATTGCAGCGCGAGGCTGAATAG
- a CDS encoding tyrosine-type recombinase/integrase, with product MQNIDSFYKYLEFEKRSSVHTLTAYKNDVGQFCDYIREKGISSWQQITPKIIRQWMVEMLDEGTKARTVTRKISTLKVLFRFLIREEVLESNPADKVTTPKIPKRLPVFVKENEMDFLLDQIDFGNDYSGFRNKVIIDLFYFTGMRLSELVELKISQIDFSNEVIKVLGKRNKERIIPITRELKMSLISYISKRNQTFPDVKNKVLFLTDKGNPVYQKLVYRVVNRYLSQVSTVTKKSPHVIRHSFATALLNRGADLNAIKELLGHANLAATEVYTHNSYEKLNSIYKQAHPRA from the coding sequence ATGCAAAATATTGATTCATTCTATAAATATCTTGAATTTGAAAAACGTAGTTCGGTACATACCTTAACTGCGTACAAAAATGATGTTGGTCAGTTCTGTGATTATATCCGGGAGAAAGGGATTAGCAGCTGGCAACAAATTACCCCTAAGATCATCCGTCAGTGGATGGTTGAAATGCTCGACGAGGGCACCAAGGCCAGAACGGTCACAAGAAAAATTTCAACACTTAAAGTTTTATTCCGGTTTTTGATTCGTGAAGAAGTGTTGGAAAGTAATCCTGCAGATAAAGTTACTACTCCAAAAATTCCAAAACGTTTGCCTGTTTTTGTCAAGGAGAACGAAATGGATTTTTTATTGGATCAAATTGATTTTGGTAATGATTATTCCGGTTTTCGAAATAAAGTAATTATTGACCTATTTTATTTCACTGGAATGCGTTTGTCTGAATTGGTTGAATTGAAGATCTCTCAAATTGATTTTTCCAATGAAGTTATCAAGGTTTTGGGTAAGAGAAATAAAGAGAGAATAATACCCATTACCCGAGAACTAAAAATGTCACTTATTAGTTATATTAGTAAGAGAAACCAAACTTTCCCTGATGTAAAAAATAAAGTGCTTTTTCTTACAGATAAAGGAAATCCTGTGTATCAAAAGTTGGTTTATAGAGTAGTAAATCGTTATCTTAGTCAAGTGTCTACGGTCACAAAAAAGAGTCCGCATGTTATTAGGCATTCATTTGCAACAGCTTTGCTTAATAGAGGTGCGGATTTAAATGCGATAAAGGAATTGTTAGGGCATGCTAATTTAGCCGCTACCGAGGTTTATACTCACAATTCCTATGAGAAGTTAAATTCTATTTATAAACAGGCTCATCCGCGAGCCTAA
- the raiA gene encoding ribosome-associated translation inhibitor RaiA: MHMNVTIQSVRFTASDQLEEFIQQKVSKLDQFFDGIVSAEVILKLDKSDSTENKVSEISLNVPGGDLFAKKQTKTFEEGVDLCVDALRKQLIKWKEKVRAK; this comes from the coding sequence ATGCATATGAATGTTACAATTCAATCTGTACGCTTTACTGCTTCCGATCAATTGGAAGAGTTTATCCAACAAAAAGTTAGTAAGTTGGATCAGTTTTTTGATGGTATTGTATCAGCAGAGGTGATTTTGAAGTTGGATAAATCCGATTCAACAGAGAACAAAGTATCAGAAATAAGTCTGAACGTTCCCGGAGGAGATTTGTTTGCAAAAAAGCAAACCAAAACTTTTGAAGAAGGCGTTGACTTATGTGTAGATGCTTTACGTAAACAGTTGATAAAATGGAAAGAAAAGGTACGTGCCAAATAA
- the tuf gene encoding elongation factor Tu: MAKETFQRTKPHVNIGTIGHVDHGKTTLTAAITKVLSEKGFCDAKNFDQIDNAPEEKERGITINTAHVEYQTENRHYAHVDCPGHADYVKNMVTGAAQMDGAILVCAATDGPMPQTREHILLCRQVNVPKIVVFLNKVDMVDDEELLELVEMEVRDLLSFYEFEGDDSPVIMGSALGALNGEPEWVEKVMELMNAVDEWIPLPPRDVEKPFLMPVEDVFSITGRGTVATGRIETGVIKTGEEMQIIGLGAEGKKTVCTGVEMFRKILDTGEAGDNVGLLMRGIDKKEIKRGMVLAKPGSINPHSKFKGEIYVLKKEEGGRHTPFHNKYRPQFYLRTLDVTGEITLPEGTEMVMPGDNVTITVDLIYPVALNQGLRFAIREGGRTVGAGQVTEILD, from the coding sequence ATGGCTAAAGAAACATTTCAAAGGACGAAGCCTCACGTTAATATCGGTACCATCGGTCACGTTGACCACGGTAAAACTACCTTGACTGCAGCAATTACAAAAGTATTGTCTGAAAAAGGATTTTGTGATGCGAAGAACTTCGACCAAATTGATAACGCTCCTGAAGAAAAAGAAAGGGGTATTACTATTAACACTGCTCACGTTGAGTATCAAACTGAGAACCGTCACTACGCACACGTTGACTGTCCAGGTCACGCTGACTACGTAAAGAACATGGTTACTGGTGCTGCTCAGATGGACGGTGCAATTCTTGTATGTGCAGCTACTGACGGTCCTATGCCTCAAACTCGCGAGCACATCCTACTTTGTCGTCAGGTAAACGTTCCTAAAATCGTTGTTTTCTTGAATAAAGTTGACATGGTTGACGATGAAGAATTATTAGAACTTGTTGAAATGGAAGTTCGTGACCTATTAAGCTTCTACGAGTTTGAAGGTGATGATTCTCCAGTAATCATGGGTTCTGCTCTAGGTGCATTAAATGGTGAGCCAGAGTGGGTTGAAAAAGTAATGGAATTGATGAACGCTGTAGATGAGTGGATTCCACTTCCTCCACGTGACGTTGAAAAACCATTCTTGATGCCTGTTGAAGACGTATTCTCTATTACTGGTCGTGGTACTGTAGCAACTGGTCGTATCGAAACTGGTGTTATCAAAACTGGTGAAGAAATGCAGATCATTGGTCTTGGTGCAGAAGGTAAGAAAACTGTATGTACTGGAGTAGAAATGTTCCGTAAGATTTTGGATACAGGTGAAGCTGGAGATAACGTAGGTTTATTGATGCGTGGTATCGACAAAAAAGAAATTAAGCGTGGTATGGTATTGGCTAAGCCAGGTTCAATCAATCCTCACTCTAAATTTAAAGGTGAGATCTATGTATTGAAAAAAGAAGAAGGTGGTCGTCACACTCCATTCCATAACAAATACCGTCCACAGTTCTACTTACGTACATTAGACGTAACTGGTGAGATCACTCTTCCAGAAGGAACTGAAATGGTAATGCCTGGTGATAACGTAACTATCACTGTAGATTTGATCTACCCAGTAGCATTGAACCAAGGTCTTCGTTTCGCTATCCGCGAAGGTGGACGTACAGTTGGTGCTGGTCAGGTAACTGAAATTCTTGACTAA
- the secE gene encoding preprotein translocase subunit SecE, whose amino-acid sequence MSKLTAYFKDVHNELINKTSWPTWSELTNSAIVVMVASLIIAAIIFGMDSAFDNGIDWIYRRLY is encoded by the coding sequence ATGAGTAAACTAACAGCATATTTTAAAGACGTTCATAATGAATTGATCAATAAGACGTCATGGCCAACTTGGTCGGAACTAACAAACAGTGCAATTGTTGTTATGGTAGCTTCCTTAATTATTGCTGCAATTATCTTTGGCATGGATTCTGCTTTTGATAATGGTATTGATTGGATTTACAGACGACTTTACTAA
- the nusG gene encoding transcription termination/antitermination protein NusG: MAEVEKKWYVLRAIGGKEKKVKEYVESEIAGLKLTDYVSQVLIPTEKVYQIRNGKKVSKERPYLPGYVLVEAAMVGEIPHILRNIPNVIGFLGDNDSNPIPLRQSEVNRILGKVDELNETDEEINVPYFVGETVKVIDGPFSGFNGLIEEVNEEKKKLKVMVKIFGRKTPLELSFMQVEKE; encoded by the coding sequence ATGGCCGAAGTCGAAAAAAAATGGTATGTTCTCCGTGCAATCGGAGGAAAAGAAAAGAAGGTTAAAGAATATGTTGAAAGCGAGATTGCTGGCTTGAAACTTACTGACTATGTGAGTCAGGTTCTGATACCTACCGAGAAAGTATATCAAATTCGTAATGGAAAAAAAGTAAGTAAGGAACGTCCTTATTTGCCAGGTTATGTTTTGGTAGAAGCAGCTATGGTAGGAGAGATTCCACATATTCTTCGAAATATACCCAATGTTATTGGTTTCCTGGGTGACAATGATTCAAACCCTATTCCGTTGCGTCAATCTGAAGTAAACCGTATTTTAGGTAAGGTTGATGAACTGAATGAGACTGATGAAGAAATCAATGTACCATACTTTGTTGGTGAAACAGTAAAAGTAATAGATGGTCCTTTTAGTGGATTCAATGGTTTAATCGAAGAGGTTAACGAAGAAAAGAAGAAGCTAAAAGTAATGGTGAAAATTTTCGGAAGAAAAACACCACTGGAATTAAGTTTTATGCAGGTAGAAAAAGAGTAG
- the rplK gene encoding 50S ribosomal protein L11: protein MAKEVEAFIKLQIKGGAANPSPPVGPALGAKGVNIMEFCKQFNARTQEKAGKVLPVVISVYKDKSFEFVIKTPPAAVQIMEAAKLKGGSPEPNRKKVGSITWDQVKAIAEDKMADLNCFTVESAMRMIAGTARSMGVTVSGEFPGSN from the coding sequence ATGGCTAAAGAAGTAGAAGCTTTTATCAAACTTCAGATAAAAGGTGGTGCAGCTAATCCTTCACCTCCGGTTGGTCCTGCGTTAGGTGCCAAAGGGGTGAACATTATGGAATTCTGCAAGCAATTCAATGCCAGAACACAGGAAAAAGCTGGTAAAGTTTTACCTGTGGTTATCTCGGTGTATAAAGACAAATCTTTTGAATTTGTTATTAAAACACCACCGGCAGCTGTTCAAATTATGGAAGCGGCTAAACTTAAAGGGGGTTCACCAGAACCTAACCGTAAGAAAGTTGGTTCTATTACCTGGGATCAGGTGAAAGCTATCGCCGAAGATAAAATGGCTGACTTGAATTGTTTTACAGTTGAATCTGCAATGAGGATGATCGCCGGTACCGCCAGAAGTATGGGAGTAACCGTATCGGGAGAATTCCCTGGTAGTAACTAA
- the rplA gene encoding 50S ribosomal protein L1: MTKLTKNKKLALEKIDASKLYTLEEAAKLVKEVTTTKFDASVDIDVRLGVDPRKANQMVRGVVTLPHGTGKETRVLVLCTPDKDEEAKAAGADYVGLDEYIEKIKGGWTDVDVIITMPSVMAKVGALGRILGPRGLMPNPKSGTVTMDIAKAVQEVKAGKIDFKVDRYGIVHTSVGKVSFSEDKIVDNVKEFMNTIMKLKPSAAKGTYVKSIGLSSTMSPGLRIEPKSVDA; encoded by the coding sequence ATGACAAAACTAACAAAAAATAAAAAGTTAGCGTTAGAAAAAATCGATGCCTCAAAACTTTATACTCTTGAGGAAGCTGCGAAATTGGTTAAGGAAGTAACCACTACCAAATTCGACGCTTCGGTTGATATCGATGTTCGCTTAGGTGTTGATCCACGTAAAGCGAACCAGATGGTAAGAGGTGTTGTGACTTTGCCTCACGGAACAGGAAAAGAAACACGTGTTTTAGTGTTATGTACTCCTGATAAAGACGAAGAAGCAAAGGCAGCAGGCGCCGATTATGTTGGACTAGACGAATACATTGAGAAAATCAAAGGTGGTTGGACTGATGTGGACGTGATTATAACCATGCCAAGTGTAATGGCGAAGGTAGGTGCTCTAGGGCGTATTTTAGGTCCTCGTGGCTTAATGCCAAACCCTAAGAGTGGTACTGTAACCATGGACATTGCTAAAGCGGTACAAGAAGTTAAAGCCGGTAAAATCGACTTTAAAGTAGACCGTTACGGTATTGTTCACACATCTGTTGGTAAGGTATCGTTTAGTGAAGATAAAATCGTTGATAACGTAAAAGAATTCATGAACACTATCATGAAACTTAAGCCTAGCGCGGCTAAAGGAACTTACGTTAAGAGTATTGGTCTTTCTAGCACCATGAGTCCGGGTCTTCGCATTGAACCTAAATCGGTTGATGCTTAA
- the rplJ gene encoding 50S ribosomal protein L10 codes for MRKEDKNTVINDIVASINEYSHFYVTDAAGLNAEKSSNLRRECFKKDVKMVMVKNTLLQKALEQIEGEFEEMYATFKGTTAVLFSNTGNVPAKLIKDFSKANAKPTLKSAYVEQSLYIGENQLEALCNIKSKEEVIADVIALLQSPMKNVVSALQSGGSTIHGILKTLGEKE; via the coding sequence ATGAGAAAAGAAGATAAAAATACGGTCATCAATGATATTGTTGCGAGTATTAATGAGTATAGTCACTTTTATGTAACTGACGCAGCAGGATTAAATGCTGAAAAAAGTAGCAACCTGCGTCGTGAGTGTTTCAAAAAAGATGTAAAAATGGTGATGGTTAAAAACACCCTTTTACAAAAAGCTTTGGAACAAATTGAAGGTGAATTCGAAGAAATGTACGCAACATTTAAAGGAACAACTGCTGTTTTATTCTCCAACACAGGTAACGTTCCTGCTAAGTTGATTAAAGATTTCTCTAAAGCAAATGCTAAGCCTACGCTTAAAAGTGCTTATGTAGAACAGTCGCTATATATTGGCGAAAATCAACTTGAAGCATTGTGTAACATCAAGTCAAAAGAAGAAGTTATTGCAGATGTTATTGCATTGCTACAGTCTCCGATGAAGAACGTTGTTTCTGCCCTTCAATCAGGTGGATCGACTATTCACGGAATTTTAAAAACACTAGGAGAAAAAGAATAA
- the rplL gene encoding 50S ribosomal protein L7/L12 — MADIKKLAEELVNLTVKEVNELAEVLKEEYGIEPAAAAVAVAAPAAGGEAAAAEQTEFDVILKSAGGSKLAIVKLVKEMTGVGLKEAKELVDKAPAPLKEKVTKEEAEALKSQLEEAGAEVELK; from the coding sequence ATGGCTGATATCAAAAAGCTTGCAGAAGAATTAGTAAATTTGACTGTTAAAGAAGTTAACGAACTAGCTGAAGTTTTAAAAGAAGAATATGGTATCGAACCTGCTGCTGCTGCTGTTGCTGTAGCTGCTCCTGCTGCTGGTGGCGAAGCTGCTGCTGCTGAGCAAACTGAGTTTGACGTAATTTTGAAGTCTGCAGGTGGTTCTAAATTAGCTATCGTTAAGTTAGTTAAAGAAATGACTGGCGTTGGTCTGAAAGAAGCTAAAGAATTAGTTGACAAAGCACCAGCTCCATTAAAGGAAAAAGTAACTAAAGAAGAAGCTGAAGCATTAAAATCTCAATTAGAAGAGGCAGGAGCAGAAGTTGAACTTAAGTAA